The DNA window GATGCATGCACAGTTTATATGATTGtacatttattatgtttatttaaatactACATAATACAATACACACAGGTAAGCCTACTTTAATAAATGTATGACACTACCACAGTAAAACTGAGGAAAATACCAAACCTCAGCATAAAACgtataaaaatgtactttcagTTTGGAAAACGTACATTACACATTTCCATCAGCGGTGTGATTTGGGATTATTAGGTCTGAAATACTAATATTAGGTTTAGATGTTTGTAGCTGACATGGACGTTTCAGAGTGTGTTTCCATCACAGTGTGTCTGAGACTGATGTCTTTCATCAGTCTCACCTCTTCATCATAACACAGCggtgtaataataatgttttacatCATAATAGAGTGgtgttaataataatgttttacatCATAACAGagccgtgttaataataatgttttacatCATAACAGagccgtgttaataataatgttttacatCATAACAGagccgtgttaataataatgttttacatCATAACAGagccgtgttaataataatgttttacatCATAACAGAGCGgtgttaataataatgttttatcgctgtgtgtttatgagttgtccgtttgtgtttttcagaagAGGAGTACAAGCCGTCCTTCTACAAGCTGTCTGACGGTGAGACCACAGCATGTCTGGCCACCGGCTTCAGCCATCTGCAGGCAGCAAACATTACACATATTGACATCTTCATAAACACGAGTGCCGTCCGAATAGGCGAAGATTCGCTGTTCAACGAGGTGGCTTTGTTGTCTAAAGGCGATGAGGACAAATGTCAACGAGGTAAGTTTGAACTATTTAATAATGTctttattagagctgtcaacccattaaaatagttaatcacacatgtgttcatctgttctaaatgtaccttaaagggagtatttaatactcttatcaacatgggagtggacaaatatgcttctttatgtaaatgtatgtatatatttattattggaaatcccctttgaaaatggccatgacagtttttactcgccaaaatcttgtgtaagtttggagcgttatttaacctccttcatgatgagctagtatgacatggagggcaccaatggattcatcaggttttaaagtttactatgataccagtatcttcactctagctttaaaactaaatactataatattagacactTTTGATGCAgcttcatctttgtttttgccGTGTGCATAAACAGCCGTATCATCGGCGTACATCTGAATGTTAACGTCAGAGcaatcactctagctttaaacctgtgagggtttctcgatcaatatctgtcattgttttgtgttgttaactgatttacaataataaatatatgcatacatttacataaagcagcatatttgtccactcccatgttgataagagtaataaatatttgactaatctccctttaaggttcatttagaacagataaaaacatgtctgaTTCATTTGCGAGGCCAACCCAACCTTTTCATACAAGATGCAGTGAATGAGAACCGTCACAGTAAATAAATCTGGAATTGTAATAGTAAAACCTGAAATAGACTATATATTAATAAAGACTGATAATTGTAACTGTCATAATAACTAATAATCATTTTGTCTGATGTGTTTCAGCTGAAGATGGAGCTGCGTCTGAACTGTGTGAAGACACTCTGGAACCAGGTTGGTAATAAATCAGACTGAGTCCATCATTACAACTCTGAttgggatgatgatgatggtgatgatgatgatgatgatgatgatgatgatgatgatgacgatgatgatgatgatgatgatgatggtggtctTTACAGATGCCAAGGTGAACCTGATGTCTCTGACCATCCTGGGCCTCAGGCTGCTGTTCCTCAAGACCATCGTCTTCAACGTCCTGTTGACCCTTCGTCTGTGGATCAGTCACTGTGAGTACCGACCCACTAATGACTCACTAATATCAGCCTGTAGGACCCCCCCGCTGTCCCCTCTACTGCTGTCTGGAAACAGGATAatcaagtggttaagtcatgagaacaccgctgctaaagcaacggcaatattaacgttactgttgcCGTCTAGAAGCCACAAAGGCTAACAAGTTTAGCAAGCGAGCGAGTGGCTAACATGATGCAGGAAATGCagaggcataatgacagagcagaaagatgaggtcgttgggaatatcaacattttcctcagacatattataaaattatataaatcataaaaacaatatacaactaaaatgacaatatattaacttattatgcactaAAACGTGAACTTCTAAGGCCTCCGCCGTTtatgacaacgtcaacaaacacgtcacaactcgtgaactcggagctttcaggaACTTTCCACTGACGAGGTCGTGAATCCGACATGAggggggggggcgttcatatggactctacTGGTGAACACGGTGAACACGGTGAACACCACCACAGCTGAGACCtggactacgaagcaggatttggcgttagcgaggtaacttcagggttaactcaactcatataaaagcaccgcctactgaccaatcacagctcgtGAGCAGATCGTAATGGTAATATTCCggaaatatgaagaagttacagtcataatccagacaactctctctctctcactctctctgtccgtctgtctgtctctctctctctctctctctctctctctctctctctctctctctctcactctttctgtctgtctgtctctctctctctctctctctctctcattctctctgtctgtctgtttctctctctctctctctctctctctctctctctctagcgtCGCTCACCGACACGTTAATAgtttctgaaatgtttaaaatattcaTGTAACACTTACAGTATTAATTCAAACAGTCTCTGATTCACGTTTTCTGTTGGCAGCTTTTCGTGATTTCATGTACAATCTGCGTCTTATTTTAGGAGCCAGCAAACAGTCAGACCACAGAACAACTCTGGATGTATATTAACTGACTATATACTCTATAAGTATACTATGTGTATATTAActcactatatactgtataagtatACTATGTGTATATTAActcactatatactgtataagtatACTATGTGTATATTAACTGACTATATATTGTACAAGTATACTAACTGTATATTAActgactatatactgtacaagtATACTAACTGTATATTAActgactatatactgtataagtatATTAAGTGACTATATCTGTATAAGTGTACTAACTGTATATTAActgactatatactgtataagtatATTAACTGACTATATCTGTATAAGTGTACTAACTGTATATTAActgactatatactgtataagtatATTAACTGACTATATCTGTATAAGTGTACTAACTGTATATTAACTCtggttcatgttttattttgtaggaaCCAGACGACGGATTCACAGAGCGACGTCCTGATGGACGTGATGAAGTCTTCTTCCATCAGTGTCTCATACgtctgttttatatatatatatatacacagtatatagtatagtataggaACGTCTATCAGTATGTTAACCTGTTAATATCATCAGCGTCCTGTATAACTTGTTAACCCGCTAATATCTGTATTACATGTTAACATTTTAATATCTGTATGACCTGTTAACCCTTAACGTGTTAATATCTGTATGACCTGTTAACATGTTAACGTGTTAACATGTTAATATCTGTATGACCTGTTAACGTGTTAATATCTGTATGAGCTGTTAACGTGTTAACGTGTTAGTATCTGTATGACCTGTTAACGTGTTAATATCTGTATGACCTGGTAacgtgttaacgtgttaataTCTGTATGACCTGTTAacgtgttaacgtgttaataTCTGTATGACCTGGTAACGTGTTAACGTGTTAGTATCTGTATGACCTGTTAACGTGTTAAGGTGTTAATATCTGTATGACCTGTTAACGTGTTAACGTGTTGATATCTGTATGACCTTTTAacgtgttaacgtgttaataTCTGTATGACCTGTTAACGTGTTAATATCTGTATGACCTGTTAACGTGTTAGTATCTGTATGACCTGTTAacgtgttaacgtgttaataTCTGTATGACCTGTCGTCTTTATGATCTACAGTCAGTGGTGTTGTTGCTTCTGCTGCTGGTGTTAATATCTCTGTTATCATTGAACTCTGTTCTGTTGTTacaataaagactgaaaactCACTGGATgactaaatgtttttattcagaATTCctcacacagactgtatatgatataataataataataaacttaataataaccataatttaaaatggtaaattgattagttaattaattcaacttagttaatagttttttactgttaaacaatgaaatgataattaatgtttactaattataagtaatgctataatttctgttattttatcattagtttgtgtaatatgaaataattattttactaattatatattgtatcatagatgataggagacgataacaattacattctgattacattaataaagtatttattaacagtttattgttgcacacattataacattttatatactatattaagtatttgttaataattaccaaatgatttataaacctttaagaagttattagtaaaacatctataaacattaaataGACAGATGGTCAAGAAACCTTATTAACCATTATAAATTAttacaaatatctatatatgatgtttatggatgttttacaaactatttataaaggtttataaataatatattaatcacTAACAGCTActtgtatatatagtatataaaatgttataatgtgtgtaaCATAGATtaagttaaaataacataaattatagcattaataataattagtaaacattattaattgtttgttaaataaaaattaaatattataaagtgttaccaatacTAATAATTGCAAAATTAACTgatatttcttccttttttgaatCTTCTCTCTGATCTTATTAAAATATAACGTGTAGAAAAGTGTTGACGTGGTttcacatttgacatttttttatccttCTTACGTTAGTAGATTTTAGGACTTTATTGATTGGGTCATTGATGACATTTTATAATATCTGATGTTAAAACTCTTCTTTCAGAGATGAACTCATTTACAGGAATTAACTGAGACATTTAATGAACAAATGATTTCAGAACAGTGACTCTGGTTTATCTGATGAAATGAAACCTCGCAGTCTCTGTTCGTCTCTACGGAGGACGGAAtctgacaaaaataataaataaatgaatgaataaataaataaatatgtcattaaatgcagcaaaaataaaatcagtgtaagcattgattaattaattgacaaaatatgacataaatttatatttctattttaatttgcttttttatttatttatctttgtattaattattatttatttactcttctgtttaatgttCCCTTTTATTTAGCTAACTAACATATAGTCATAACACCCCGACCCTGTGAagataatacagaaataaataagtttggggaaataaataaggggtgaactGCAAAGGCACAAAtggtgcagaaataaatgcaagaatacataaataaatacatacatttaacaataaaataatttaaaataatgcaaaactaaataaatgtgaaaaatatactagaaaataattaaatacatttaaaattaatacaaataaatacatcaatacataAAAGGgacaattaaacaaaagagtaaataaataagggaattaatgcaaagataaataaatacatgcatttaaaataaatataaaataattaaaaataaatgaaaaactaaataaatgaaaaataaataaatacatttaaaataataatagtaataaaaaatatacatcaataaataaaagggaaaattaaacaaaagagaaaacaaataaaggaattaatgcaaagattaacaaataaagaagcaaattaaaacataaatataatttttttaatgttatttttgctacatttaatgacatattaattaatttgttgaatcatttattaatttattttagatttggCAGGATCCGTCCTCCgtacatgtctgtgtgttggcTGTATTTGGATCgatttaaacttttaaaactaCAAGTCGTTGGACATAAAGTCGTATCTGGGTCAGTGTGTTCATGCTGTCGATGTTAAATATGAACGTTAATCAGTGTTTGTGATCAGCAGAGCTGCAGATCTCTGTGGTTTCCTGTTTGTtctgctgcacacaaacacaccagcgATGTGATGAGGGGGTGGTGGGTGTGATACACTTCTGTCTTTGTGAGGCCCAGTTTGAGGACATTTAATCTCAATGATAAATTCAAATACTGAATTTAGAAGCACATTACATGACCTAAAGTATGTGTGGTGTTGGGGATCAGGTCTGGATCTCAGTCGGGGTTGGATGGGGTTGAGATCaggactctgaggtcagtttagtttagtttagtattGTATTTGATAGAGACAGTGCATATTGTCAGAGTTAGCCAGAAAGGCTGGTTTTCGTCTCCGGGCAGGCAGCAGTTAAAACACAGACGGCACTGATAAAAAATAGAACCTGCCGCTGTGATCAGAGCTACGTGGAGACCAGAGAGACAGTTCTGGTGAATATGAACACCGTACAGCGACACACTCTTACTAAATATAATAGTCCATAAACAACATCTCACTGTTCACTAATGTTCACCAGTTCGGTTTCTAGTGAACCAGAATCTCTCTGTTGTGGAGAATAAACGGTAGTTTTCAGGTTCTGATGTGTTTCTGATGGTCGGTTGTTCCGGTCCAGAAGAAGCAGACTGGTTGAGGGAACATATTGATTCctggttaaagggatagttcaggtgtttctctgtgtagtagtcagtgtattactacagcaGATGGAGTCTGGAGCAAAGCAACGTGCTGTTGTGGACAGATTTTAGACATGTAgacgttatatttagaatattttcacctctcCACCTCGCTGTAAggcagccctttctgacggggatcTGAAGCTATTATctacgctctcttcaaagccaccagactccattcacaaaaccagtaattttccctctcagaacaggagagtagctggtctaccgctgcatccaggGTTGGAAATGATCTTTCTTTACTTCCTGCCAATTTGgcagacaattatttttttttgtctgccactcagaaattttatctgacacttttgaaatctctgcgctaaattaaggaataacattttaggtTAGatttcattcaatgttcaatatattttacattaaaaacattatatacatggtaaattacagtgttggaattacaccgtggagggagggtagtgtatacagtactgtactgtactttgttattgtcatctgtagtggttatgtgcataaaaacacacaattcaaatgattatgattattaaatatttgctttgattaaaaaaaatattggcaagctgcttagagctagtgttaggaagttaaacaggtcataattctctctctaatatctattttatattgatgcgaaaacatttccttcacacaactggatttattcaagtttctcaccaaaaacttaattttatgaaattacatttgaacacatcctgataatgttgtaatttaccttcgcccaatagtcctttttcctgagcagactttgaacgcctcataataatgactcaatggcacctccattaACGTAAGTAGCTCCGCTATTTATCCAGTCAGGCctgtgctgctaacggctgctaacaggcaATGTTACtacctctcctcctgctgatttaaacacaggtttgttgttcacagtgtagaattcagggaaaaatagggtgcatctcctcaggtttagtagcgccacgctgttgagcactttatttttctctccgtcGTGTCTCTGGTCCCAAACGAACTGAAACAAGATACAGTGTGCTTATGTGTCATTGTGCAGagtaactgtcggaaagcaccaataagaggaatcgatagtcacggaggcatgagatgccaagaaagcggacaactaTGGTTCGCTATTCCCATCACTaacgttttccctgcctgccaaagtggcaggtgtcctgatgatttcaccccgccactgccaacaatttacccgcattcggcgggtggcgggtgctaatttcagaccttggctgcatccatcggttagttagtttgtgttattgttggtGAATGTAAACTAaccttttaaaacaccaaagtcacaaaataacacaaactaaataaccgatggatgcagcggtagaccagctactcctctgttctgagagggaaaattacagtttttttcaatagagtctggtggctttgaattGAATACTACATTAGACACTTTTGATGCAGCTTCATCTTTGTTTCTGCCATGTGCATAAACAACCGCATCATCAGCGTACATCTGAATGTTAACATCAAGGCAAACCGATGGTAGATCGtctatgtttggagcgttatttaacctccttcatgacaagctagtatgacatggttggtaccgatggataccacctgtcagaaagggctgtcagcgaggtaaagtggtgaaaatattctaagtaTAGCATACACTTTAACTGATATTGAtctttttaggtgtctaaaatctgtttttctgctgctcccgtccacagccgcttcaCCTcgtcatcagacagccctttctgatgggaactgaagctgttatatcgctctcttcaaaccCACCAGactgcattgaaaaaaactgtaattttccctctcagagagtagctggtctactgctgcatccatcggttagttagtttgtgttatttggGGGTTTTAAgtgttagtttggattcactaAAGTCACACAAATGTGAGAAGAAGTCGTGTCACTTCAAAAATGCTGGACCCGAGTTTAAGATTGTAACTGAATCTTTAATAAAAGTTACagaaacatcaaacaaacaggaaataaaagatgACTATTGGTATCAAGATGAGATGTAGAGGCTGTAACCATGAAAAATGTTCCTCTGTGATCAACTTCTGTCAGTAAACGatgtgagaaaatgaatcaTAACAACCGACTGGATGGAAACATGAaaaccacagtgtgtgtgtgtgtgtgtgtgtgtgtgtgtgtgtgtgtgtgtgtgtttccactcCACCTGTTTTCTACTGAATGTgttcatttaaattttttaaatatatgattaatttgtgattcatGTTACAACATGTAGAACAAGTAAAtgatttattcttgtatttaaataataatttgggctgtcaaagttaacgcaaatttgttttaacgccactaatttctttaacgcattaacgcaacttgtgatttttaggttgtagcggctcagttttaaagccagagtgaagatcctggtatcatctgaaactataaaacctgatgaatccatcggtaacaaccatgttatactagcttgtcatgaaggaggttaaataacgctcccaaCATAGATGATCAACCATCGGTT is part of the Sebastes umbrosus isolate fSebUmb1 chromosome 12, fSebUmb1.pri, whole genome shotgun sequence genome and encodes:
- the LOC119498499 gene encoding M1-specific T cell receptor alpha chain-like produces the protein MIFGSGTKLHVNDKEEYKPSFYKLSDGETTACLATGFSHLQAANITHIDIFINTSAVRIGEDSLFNEVALLSKGDEDKCQRAEDGAASELCEDTLEPDAKVNLMSLTILGLRLLFLKTIVFNVLLTLRLWISH